From Actinoplanes oblitus, a single genomic window includes:
- a CDS encoding MbtH family protein, translating to MNPFEDENGTYLVLINDEGQYSLWPEFADVPAGWAVAKTASPRQDCVDYVNEHWTDMRPQSLIEAMG from the coding sequence ATGAACCCTTTCGAGGATGAGAACGGCACCTATCTGGTACTGATCAACGACGAGGGCCAGTATTCGTTGTGGCCCGAATTCGCTGACGTTCCCGCCGGCTGGGCGGTTGCCAAAACCGCCAGTCCGCGCCAGGACTGCGTCGACTATGTCAACGAACATTGGACGGATATGCGTCCGCAGAGTCTGATCGAGGCGATGGGCTGA
- a CDS encoding siderophore-interacting protein: MIVVSARARPVVRLALLRLTRIAPRVTRMVAGGADIARLDPGPFTDSHIRIVFPRPGIAYPADLDLRHIHATLPRSAWPRTRTYTIRAFDAAAGELTIDFYHHGRPGLTPTWLAGLKPGDPVLLREPRGLYRPRPVAGWHLLAGDAVALPAIAVTLEAMTAGMRARVIVEVVDEYDEQPLPTAADADIRWIHTARGDSLATAVRSLAFEPGVVQAFVHGEGAVIRGLRRHLLDERGVARDLLSISGYWRRGLTDEQWREWKARQAGRCPDRD; this comes from the coding sequence ATGATCGTCGTTTCGGCGCGGGCCCGCCCGGTCGTCCGGCTGGCCCTGCTGCGGTTGACCCGCATCGCCCCTCGCGTGACCCGGATGGTGGCCGGCGGCGCGGACATCGCCAGGCTCGATCCCGGCCCGTTCACCGACTCCCACATCCGGATCGTCTTCCCCCGCCCCGGCATCGCCTACCCGGCCGACCTCGACCTGCGGCACATCCACGCCACCCTGCCCCGATCGGCCTGGCCCCGCACCCGCACCTACACGATCCGGGCCTTCGACGCGGCAGCCGGCGAACTGACCATCGACTTCTATCACCACGGCCGGCCCGGCCTGACGCCCACCTGGCTGGCCGGGCTCAAACCGGGGGATCCGGTGCTGCTGCGCGAACCACGTGGGCTGTATCGGCCGCGGCCGGTGGCCGGCTGGCACCTGCTGGCTGGTGACGCCGTCGCGCTACCGGCCATCGCGGTGACGCTCGAGGCGATGACCGCCGGCATGCGGGCCCGGGTGATCGTCGAGGTGGTCGACGAGTACGACGAGCAACCGCTGCCCACCGCGGCCGACGCCGACATCCGCTGGATACACACCGCACGCGGCGACAGCCTGGCCACGGCCGTACGATCGCTCGCCTTCGAACCGGGCGTCGTGCAGGCGTTCGTCCACGGTGAGGGCGCCGTGATCCGCGGCCTGCGGCGGCACCTGCTCGACGAACGCGGCGTGGCGAGGGACCTGTTGTCGATCTCGGGCTACTGGCGGCGTGGCCTGACCGACGAACAGTGGCGCGAATGGAAGGCCCGCCAGGCGGGCCGATGCCCGGACCGCGACTGA
- a CDS encoding helix-turn-helix domain-containing protein, whose translation MSIATATDEDVPLFGRLVRQHRVRIRLTQRELADFSTISVRAIRDLEQGRARRPRQDTVRLIADALRLGPRARADLEAAATEGRTGWAVKAGYEAGPAAPPLATDLQVGREAETAVLYGELATGAERLVTVIGIDGVGRTRLALEVATRLHTTGGTPVLWCTLAEPAGGDRLAALVRAAAEQLLHPGPATDDIAALVETIADRPPLLVLDGVPATADPGRLVTLLRDVPGLRVMTTADRPLGLPGERTFLLNPLTVDETDPAGSPAVQLFLNRARRVRPDLDPDPADLDLMAGICRRLDGVPGALHAAASWLIVYDLATLHRCLHDDPATLLNHLTSPDAGAGLREALERRLAGLPAADRDLFEALCRRGDSFDLTDVTTLTGWSLPDSGRAVRALLLHGLIRPAYRAGQAWFRILHTARAAQLCAASIRG comes from the coding sequence ATGAGCATCGCCACCGCGACAGACGAGGACGTACCACTGTTCGGCCGCCTGGTGCGCCAGCACCGGGTCCGGATCCGGCTGACCCAGCGTGAACTCGCCGACTTCTCCACCATCAGCGTCCGGGCCATCCGCGACCTGGAACAGGGCCGGGCCCGGCGGCCCCGGCAGGACACCGTCCGCCTGATCGCCGACGCACTGCGCCTCGGGCCGCGGGCCCGCGCCGACCTGGAGGCGGCAGCCACCGAGGGCCGCACCGGCTGGGCGGTCAAAGCCGGTTACGAGGCCGGCCCGGCGGCCCCGCCGCTCGCCACCGACCTGCAGGTCGGCCGGGAGGCCGAGACCGCGGTGCTGTACGGCGAACTGGCCACCGGAGCCGAACGACTGGTGACCGTCATCGGCATCGACGGTGTGGGACGGACCCGGCTCGCGCTGGAGGTCGCCACCCGGCTGCACACCACCGGCGGAACCCCGGTGCTGTGGTGCACGCTTGCCGAACCGGCTGGCGGCGACCGCCTCGCCGCCCTGGTCCGGGCCGCCGCCGAGCAGCTCCTGCACCCCGGACCGGCCACCGACGACATCGCCGCCCTCGTCGAGACCATCGCCGACCGGCCGCCGCTGCTCGTCCTGGACGGTGTGCCGGCGACCGCCGACCCGGGCCGTTTGGTCACCCTGCTGCGGGACGTACCCGGCCTGCGCGTCATGACCACCGCGGACCGCCCGCTCGGCCTGCCCGGGGAACGCACCTTCCTGCTCAACCCGTTGACCGTCGACGAGACGGACCCGGCGGGCTCCCCGGCCGTACAGCTCTTCCTCAACCGCGCCCGCCGGGTCCGGCCCGACCTCGACCCGGACCCCGCCGACCTGGACCTGATGGCCGGCATCTGCCGGCGGCTCGACGGGGTGCCCGGCGCCCTGCACGCCGCCGCCTCCTGGCTGATCGTCTACGACCTGGCGACCCTGCACCGGTGTCTGCACGACGATCCGGCCACCCTGCTGAACCACCTCACCAGCCCGGACGCCGGCGCCGGCCTGCGGGAAGCCCTGGAGCGGCGGCTGGCCGGCCTGCCCGCCGCCGACCGGGACCTGTTCGAAGCCCTCTGCCGGCGCGGCGACAGCTTCGACCTGACCGACGTGACCACGCTGACCGGCTGGAGCCTGCCGGACAGCGGACGGGCGGTCCGGGCGCTGCTGCTGCACGGACTGATCCGGCCGGCGTACCGGGCCGGCCAGGCCTGGTTCCGGATCCTGCACACGGCCCGGGCGGCCCAGCTCTGCGCCGCGTCGATCCGAGGCTGA
- a CDS encoding AfsR/SARP family transcriptional regulator, with protein MDGPTGTVRIPPGRQEIILACLLMEAGRVIGTSRLLDLIWPDEAPDTARTQIQICVSRLRKSFAEAGLTVSVVSRAPGYLLRTGDETVDLQVFNRQVMASRVLVKEGRDAEAAEMLRAAVALWRGPCLSGIPNETMRSWGVRLDEDRLAAIETYLGLELGLGRSHDLVGEISRQVHENPLRERLRGQLMLALHRSGRQAEALDVYRAGRQLLADELGLEPGEELRQLERAILAGDPALLAPTARPTVTEVAARSGDPQPPPDRNRAAAPQPVEPATPGYGEERPRQLPADTADFVANEPVLRTVEAALLGDDGQRALGLVVIAGKPGVGKSALATHVAHRIGRTRFPDGQLYCDLRGVGADPVSPQDALGRFLRALGIPGPMIPDDIDERAEMYRTLLASRQLLVVLDDAANEAQISPLLPGSSSCAVVVTSRSRLAGLPGAMRIELEVLDRTQALELLSRVIGEARVAREPAAADALVRTVGGLPLALRIVAARLAARPHWTLASMGHRLASERHRLDELAHGEMTMRASLSLTHDGLSNAEQRLLRLFSLADGPTVPGWTAGALLDDDSPFPSDLVEPLVDVQMLDAVAVERTGEFRYRFHEVIRLFAREQLALHDSPAVQLAATERMIGGWVALAEQAHARVYGGDFTVLHGSGRRWQPPAAYAESVLSEPIDWLDSEQPNLCLAVDQAARAGLHELCWDLATTLVTLFEARGYFDQWEYTHRRALEATRAAQNRRGTAAVLGSLGTMHLSRQQPDEARRSLGLALKIFEELDDRHGLALCRRDLALLERQVGAEDVALALYEQAIRDFEAVGDVVGRAGVLTQSSYIWMRRGSTALAHDQLEEALAVFREVGYTHGEAHALRRAGQVLLRRGEHAEAERVLLRVLDNVRRNRDLIGEGHLLRNLGEVHEAGKRYDQAQEAYRQALAVREKIIDVGGVAVVRLDLARVLLRSGRAAEAGALLDQARESFRDRGMRPEQEQADLLARELAGPSVRP; from the coding sequence GTGGACGGACCCACCGGTACCGTCCGGATCCCGCCCGGACGTCAGGAGATCATCCTCGCCTGTCTGCTGATGGAGGCCGGTCGCGTCATCGGCACCAGCCGGCTGCTCGACCTGATCTGGCCCGACGAGGCGCCGGACACCGCGCGGACCCAGATCCAGATCTGTGTGTCCCGGCTGCGCAAGAGCTTCGCCGAAGCGGGCCTGACCGTGTCGGTGGTCTCCCGCGCGCCCGGCTACCTGCTGCGCACCGGCGACGAGACGGTCGATCTCCAGGTGTTCAACCGGCAGGTGATGGCCTCCCGGGTGCTAGTCAAGGAGGGCCGGGACGCGGAGGCCGCCGAGATGCTGCGGGCCGCCGTGGCGTTGTGGCGGGGCCCGTGCCTCAGCGGCATCCCGAACGAGACCATGCGCTCCTGGGGAGTGCGGCTCGACGAGGACCGGCTCGCCGCGATCGAGACCTATCTGGGGCTGGAACTCGGCCTGGGGCGCAGCCACGACCTGGTCGGCGAGATCAGCCGTCAGGTGCACGAGAACCCGCTGCGAGAGCGGCTGCGCGGACAGCTGATGCTCGCCCTGCACCGGTCCGGCCGGCAGGCCGAGGCGCTGGACGTCTACCGGGCCGGGCGCCAACTGCTGGCCGACGAGCTCGGCCTGGAACCGGGCGAGGAGCTGCGACAGCTGGAGCGGGCGATTCTGGCCGGCGACCCGGCACTGCTCGCGCCGACGGCGCGGCCCACGGTGACCGAGGTGGCCGCCCGGTCCGGCGACCCGCAACCGCCACCGGACCGCAACCGGGCCGCCGCACCCCAGCCGGTCGAGCCGGCCACACCGGGATACGGCGAGGAACGACCACGCCAGCTCCCCGCCGACACCGCGGACTTCGTGGCCAACGAGCCGGTGCTGCGCACCGTCGAGGCCGCCCTGCTCGGTGACGACGGGCAGCGGGCGCTGGGGCTCGTGGTCATCGCCGGCAAACCCGGCGTCGGCAAGAGCGCGCTGGCCACCCACGTCGCCCACCGCATCGGCCGCACCCGGTTCCCGGACGGCCAGCTCTACTGCGACCTGCGCGGCGTCGGCGCCGACCCGGTCAGCCCCCAGGACGCGCTCGGCCGGTTCCTGCGGGCCCTCGGGATCCCCGGCCCGATGATCCCGGACGACATCGACGAGCGCGCCGAGATGTACCGGACCCTGCTGGCGTCCCGGCAGTTGCTGGTGGTCCTCGACGACGCGGCCAACGAAGCCCAGATCAGCCCGCTGCTGCCCGGCAGCAGCAGCTGCGCCGTCGTGGTGACCAGCCGGTCCCGGCTGGCCGGGCTGCCCGGCGCGATGCGGATCGAGCTGGAGGTGCTGGACCGGACGCAGGCCCTGGAACTGCTGAGCCGGGTCATCGGCGAGGCCCGGGTCGCCCGGGAGCCGGCGGCGGCCGACGCCCTGGTCCGTACGGTCGGCGGCCTGCCGCTGGCACTGCGGATCGTCGCGGCCCGGCTGGCCGCCCGCCCGCACTGGACACTGGCGTCGATGGGGCACCGGCTGGCCAGCGAACGGCACCGGCTCGACGAACTCGCGCACGGCGAGATGACCATGCGGGCCAGCCTGTCGCTGACCCACGACGGGCTCAGCAACGCCGAACAGCGGCTGCTGCGGCTGTTCAGCCTGGCCGACGGGCCGACCGTACCCGGCTGGACCGCGGGCGCCCTGCTCGACGACGACAGCCCGTTCCCCTCCGACCTGGTCGAGCCGCTGGTCGACGTACAGATGCTGGATGCCGTCGCGGTCGAGCGCACCGGCGAGTTCCGCTACCGGTTCCACGAGGTGATCCGGCTGTTCGCCAGGGAACAACTCGCCCTGCACGACAGTCCCGCCGTCCAGCTCGCCGCGACCGAGCGGATGATCGGCGGCTGGGTCGCTCTCGCCGAACAGGCACACGCCCGGGTGTACGGCGGGGACTTCACCGTGCTGCACGGCAGTGGCCGCCGATGGCAGCCGCCCGCCGCGTACGCCGAGAGCGTGCTGAGCGAGCCGATCGACTGGCTGGACAGCGAGCAGCCCAACCTGTGCCTGGCCGTCGACCAGGCGGCCCGGGCCGGGCTGCACGAACTGTGCTGGGACCTGGCCACCACGCTGGTGACGTTGTTCGAGGCGCGTGGCTACTTCGACCAGTGGGAGTACACCCATCGCCGGGCGCTGGAAGCCACCCGGGCCGCCCAGAACCGGCGCGGCACCGCGGCCGTGCTCGGCTCGCTGGGGACCATGCACCTGAGCCGGCAGCAGCCGGACGAGGCCCGGCGCTCCCTCGGGCTCGCGCTGAAGATCTTCGAGGAACTGGACGACCGGCACGGTCTGGCCCTGTGCCGGCGCGACCTGGCCCTGCTGGAACGGCAGGTCGGCGCGGAGGACGTCGCGTTGGCACTCTACGAGCAGGCGATCCGGGACTTCGAGGCGGTCGGGGACGTGGTGGGCCGGGCCGGCGTGCTGACCCAGAGCTCGTACATCTGGATGCGCCGCGGCAGCACCGCGCTCGCGCACGACCAGCTGGAAGAGGCTCTGGCGGTCTTCCGAGAGGTCGGTTACACGCACGGCGAGGCGCATGCGCTGCGCCGCGCGGGTCAGGTCCTGCTGCGCCGCGGTGAACACGCCGAGGCCGAGCGGGTGCTGCTGCGGGTCCTGGACAACGTACGCCGCAACCGCGACCTGATCGGCGAGGGTCACCTGCTGCGCAACCTCGGCGAGGTGCACGAGGCCGGGAAGCGCTACGACCAGGCGCAGGAGGCCTATCGGCAGGCGCTCGCCGTACGGGAAAAGATCATCGATGTCGGCGGGGTGGCCGTGGTCCGTCTCGACCTGGCCCGGGTGCTGCTGCGCAGCGGCCGGGCCGCCGAGGCCGGCGCGCTGCTCGACCAGGCCCGGGAGAGCTTCCGGGACCGCGGGATGCGGCCCGAGCAGGAGCAGGCCGACCTGCTCGCCCGGGAGCTCGCCGGCCCGTCGGTGCGACCCTGA
- a CDS encoding nuclear transport factor 2 family protein, translating to MSGPGGSPPYTATTAAGVDHVRLSYHYLDTGDLDGYASLLDEHVRVRRPDLPLGDGRAEVVRTHAQLAGPPARHQIFKVIADGDGVAVTGRYVLPSGAQELDFVDVFTLTDHGMLLGYRRFYYLAPC from the coding sequence ATGAGCGGGCCAGGAGGTTCACCGCCGTACACCGCCACCACCGCGGCCGGAGTCGACCACGTCCGGTTGTCGTACCACTACCTGGACACCGGCGACCTGGACGGCTACGCATCGCTGCTCGACGAGCACGTCCGCGTACGGCGGCCGGACCTTCCGCTCGGGGACGGGCGGGCCGAGGTGGTCCGTACCCACGCGCAACTGGCCGGGCCACCGGCCCGGCACCAGATCTTCAAAGTGATCGCGGACGGCGACGGTGTCGCCGTGACCGGCCGGTACGTCCTCCCGTCGGGCGCGCAGGAGCTGGACTTCGTCGACGTCTTCACCCTCACCGACCACGGGATGTTGCTCGGTTACCGGCGGTTCTACTACCTGGCGCCCTGCTGA